The following nucleotide sequence is from Pedobacter sp. PACM 27299.
AGGGTAAGGTCACAGAACAAGGCAGCGGGGATCCCCTGATCGGCGTAAGTGTGCTGCTAAAGGGAACAAAGGTTGGGGCCAGCACCAATCAGGATGGAAAGTTTTCTATGCAGGTGCCAAAAGAAGGGGCGGCCACGTTGGTATTCAGCTATATTGGTTATATCAAGAAAGAAATTGTTGTTGGCGACAGGAGCACGGTTAATGTCATCCTCGCTGAGGACAGCAAGAACTTAAACGATGTGGTGGTGATCGGATATGGGACTTCTAAAAAAGCAGACCTGGTCAGTTCAGTGGCACAGGTGGATATGAAAGACCTGGTTAAAGCCCCAGTTCGTTCGATCGATGAGGCCCTTGCAGGCCGTGTTGCCGGTGTACAGGTGAACTCTTCAGATGGACAGCCGGGTTCTTCGGTAAATATCGTGATCAGAGGGGCCAACTCTATCACTCAAAATAACAGCCCTTTATATGTAGTAGATGGTTTTCCGATCGAAGGTTTTAACCTGAACGTATTCGATCCTCAGGAAGTAGAATCTATTGATGTGCTTAAAGATGCTTCTGCAACCTCTATTTATGGGGCAAGGGGGGCGAATGGGGTGATCATGATTACGACTAAAAAAGGAAAAGTAGGAGATCCGGTGATTTCTTTTAACCCTACACTGAGTTTAGATAAAAATATCAAAACGATGAAGTTGATGAACAACTACGAGTTTGCGAAAATGCAATTGGAGTTTGTTCCTAACTCTCCAGGCTCGGCAGCAGATCCAACTCCGATTTATGTCTTACTGACCAGACCGAACAGAACGCTGGAAGATTATAGAAATGTTCCATTTACAGATTGGCAGGAGCCGTTTTTTCAGACAGGTGTAAGACAGGATTATTCTTTGGCTTTAAGGGGTGGTGCCGGCAAAACTGTTTACTCCGTTTCCGGAAATATCAATGATCAGAAAGGAACCATCATCAATACCGCTTACAAAAGGTACCAGGGGCGGGTGACTTTAGATCAGACCATCAATAATAAGTTGAAAGTAGGAATTAATGCCAATTACGCTTATTTACTGCGTTCTGGAAATTCTGCATCGCAGGGAACTGGCGGAAGTGGTACTACTAATATTCTGTACAGTGTTTGGGGATATAATCCGACCAGTGAGCTGACCTTTGATGATGCATTGGATGAGACTACTGCCAGTGGTATTGATTATAAATTCAATCCGATTCTGAACCAGAAAAACCTGGTTAGGAATAATACAACACATAATCTGAATGCCAGCGGTTACCTGGATTATGCCATCCTTCCTGCTTTAAAATTAAGGATCACTGGGGGGATCAATAATTCCAGAGTGATCAGTGAGGTGTTTAACAATTCGAATACCTATCCTGGTAGTCCAAAGACTTCTCCAGGGAAAATCAATGGGGTGAACGGTTCTATCGTTGAAGCCAACAACAACAACTGGTCAAATGAGAATACGCTGACCTATACGAAAACATTTAATAAAAAACACAACCTGAATATGCTGGCTGGTTTTTCTACCCAGGGGAATACTTCCAATGCTTATGGCTTTGGGGCGATTCTTTTGCCTAATGAAAAGTTGGGAATCAGCGGCTTAAATGAAGGGACTATTAGTCCGGTAACTACAGCTACCAGTTCGTTATGGACATTGGCTTCGTTTTTTGGAAGAGCGAAATACAATTACCAGTCTAAATATTATCTGGAAGCTTCCTACCGTGCAGATGGTTCTTCGAAGTTTTCTACGGATAACAAATGGAGCTTTTTCCCTTCTATCGGGGCTTCCTGGCGCTTTATTAAGGAGGATTTCCTGAAAGACAGTAAAATCCTTTCTGATGGTAAATTGAGGGCCAGCTACGGTAAAACAGGAAATAACAGGGTAAGTGACTTTGCTTATTTATCGTCGATAGACATCCTTCCGGGCAATTCCTATCCATGGAACAATAGCTATGTGACAAGTGTGATTCCTACCACCATCGGAAATCCGAAGGTGAAATGGGAAACTACGGATCAGTATGATGCAGGTATAGACCTGGCCTTTTTGAACAACAGGATCTCGCTGACCGCTGATGTGTATAAGAAGAATACAAAAGACTTATTATTGAGGGCAACATTGCCAACTTCATCTGGTTATACTTCGGCATTTAAGAATGTGGGCGCGGTGTCTAACAGAGGTTTGGAGCTGACGATCAGCACTGTCAATATCAATAAGAAAGATTTCCAGTGGAACAGCAGTTTCAACATTTCTTTCAATAGAAATAAAGTTTTAGCCCTGGCTGAAGATCAGGAAACCTTGTTGTCTACGACCAGCTGGGACAATGCTTATTCCAATATTCCATCTTATATCGCGAAAATCGGTGAACCATTGGGCTTGATGTACGGCTTTATCTGGGAGGGAAATTATCAGTACAACGACTTCAACAAAACCTCTACTGGCGAGTACCTGTTAAAGGATAATGTGCCTGGCAATGGTTCCAGCAGACAGAATATCCAGCCTGGAGACATTAAGTACAAAGACCTCAATGGTGACGGTACCATCAATTCTGCGGATAATACGGTGATTGGGAATAGCCTACCGCTACATACCGGTGGTTTTTCTAACAACTTCAGGTATAAGAACTTTGATTTGAACGTATTTTTTCAATGGTCTTATGGCAATGATATTCAGAATACCAACCGTTTGGTGTTTGAAGGAAATGGATTGGGGAAAAGATTTTTGGAGCAATTCGACAGCTATTCCAACCGCTGGTCGCCAGAAAATCAAGGGGCATCAAATTACCGTACCGGAGGTTTTTCTGTGGCAGGTTATTCGTCCAGAACGGTAGAAGATGGATCTTTCCTACGATTGAAGACCGTTTCATTTGGCTATAACGTCCCTAAAACCTTGTTGAAAAAATTGAAGGTGAAATCAATTAGAATGTTCCTTTCCGCGCAGAATCTATATACCTGGACAAAGTATACTGGTCTTGATCCGGAGGTGAGCACCTACAATTCGGTGTTAACCGGAGGCTTCGATTATAGTGGTTATCCTAGGGCAAGAACTATTGCTTTTGGTGCAAACGTTAATTTCTAACCTACAAATCCTATTCAAATGAAAAAGTTAATATTTTCAATTCTTCTGTTGAGTGTAGGGTTAACTTCCTGCAAAAAGTTCCTGGGGACCGTACCTACAGATAATTTACTGCCTAAAGAATATTATGATACGGAAGCAAAGCTGCTGAATGCTTTGGCAGGGGTATATTACCCACTATCTACCGAGCAGTTATATGCGAATTTTTTAAATACAGATTTCAACGTTTCTGATGAGGCATTTTACCAGAGGTCTACACAGGCTGATGGGGTAGCCGTCTATAATTTTGACTATTCCAATGTGAATGTTGCTGGCTTATGGCAGCAGTGTTATATGGGGATTGAGCGTGCAAATTTGCTGATCAGTAATATTAATGTCGCCAGTATGGAGGAGTCGAAACGCAAACCTATTTTGGGCGAAGCACTGTTCCTGCGCGGCTATTATTATTTTCTGCTTGTGAGCAATTATGGTGATGTACCGCTTAAAATTGAACCTACTAAATCGCCATCAGGCGAAGATGTTCAGTTGCAACGGACACCGGTAAGCGCAGTATATGCACAGATTCTAGCGGATATGGAGCAGGCAGAAAGCCTGACGAGCAACATTACTGATTTCGGATTTAGCGGTAGAGTGGCCAAAACTACGGTTCAGGGAATATTGGCCAGGGTTTGTTTAACAATGGCTGGAGCACCTTTAAAAGAGGAGTCAAAATATGCAGCTGCAAAGGCCTGGGCTTTAAAAGTAAAAGAATCCGGATTACACAGTTTAAATCCGAGTTATAAGCAGCTGTTTGTAAACATGCACCAAGATTTGTATGATATCAAAGAAAGCATGTGGGAAGTAGAGTTTAAAGGAAATGGAGCAGATGGCCTGGGCTCTGGAGGCAGGGTAGGCAGCTTAGCAGGAATCCAGCAGCAGGCGACCAATGGTATTGAACTGAAAATTGGGTATTGTTATGGATTTTTGCACACGACTACAAAACTGTTTAATCTATTTCAGCCAGGTGATTTAAGAAGGGACTGGAATATTGCGCCTTTCAATTACATCAGCACTTATACCGACCGTTATTATTATAACTATTATACTCCTGCTCAGATCTTCAACCGTGATGCCGCGAAATTTAGAAGAGAGGCTTATTTGAATGACAATAAAAACAAAAATGTAACTCCTATCAATTATCCTCTTTTAAGGTATGCAGATGTTTTATTGATGCTGGCAGAGGCCGAGAATCATTTGAATGGGGCAACCAGTCTGGCTTATGATGCCATCAATCAGGTGAGGAGAAGGGCTTATGGCATTAATGTGGCAACGGCCAATATGAGCGTTTCCGTGTTAAATAACATCAATTTAGCAACCCCAGGAAATACAGGATATAACATTACTTTGAACAATATCCCGGTGACCATTACTGGCGGCGGCGGTACAGGTGCTACTGCACAGGCCTCCGTTTCTACTGCTAATGGAAAAGTAACGGCCATCTCGGTATTAAATCCAGGTTCGGGCTATACTTCGGTACCAACGGTTACGATTGGAACTTCATGGATCGCAGGCAATGTTTATAGTGTGGGTACACAGGTATTCAATGGAAATAATTTATATACGGTAACTGTCGCTGGTACGGCGACGGCAACAGGGCCTACTCAAACTTCTGGTGCTTCTTCTGCTGCGGTAACTGGAGCTGTGTTTACTTATGCCGGGATCAGAGCGACGGCAACTGCAACTATTGCGACTTCGGTGGTTGACCTGACTGCAGGATTGAGCAAAGATAAATTCCAGGAGGCCATTGAAGACGAACGTGCGATGGAACTTTGCTTTGAGGCTTTGAGAAAACCAGATTTGATTCGCTGGGGTAAATGGCAGAGCACGATGAATGCAGTTGGTGCAGATATCCGGGCAACTGGTGGCACGACCTTTTCTTACGGTGGTTTGGCTGGTTCTAATGTACAGCCGAAACATGTGCTGTTCCCAATTCCGGCAGCAGAGATTACAGTAAATAAAGCGGCAGTTCAGAACCCAGGTTGGTAATCCTTTAAACATAGAAATTATGAAACTTTTAAATATAAGCTTAATGGCCGGCGTATTATTTTTATCGGCCTGCAGCAAATCAATCGACGAAAAGCCTGTTTCATTTGAGGTCATGAGTACGAAAACAAATGGAGAAGCAAGTGCTGCATTTAATACAAAAGATACGATTGTTTATAAAATCAATGGTAATCCTGATGTGCTCACTTTTTATTCGGGTGCTATTGGTCAGCGTTACGAGTTTAAAGACCGGATCACAGCAAATGGGAAGGCGCAGCTTCAATTTACTTCGTTAAGGGCAAATGGTACGCAAGCGAATTCCATTCAGTTATTGGTATCCTCGGATTTCAAAGGAGTAGTGGCGAAGTCGCAGACGATCCTGGGCGTGATTACGAGAGATACAGCGGCCACGAATGCTAATATTGCTGCAGCGACCTGGGTGGATATTAGTAGTCGTGCGGCCTGGTCTACGGGAACGGCGCTTTCATCGGGGCTCATCGATCTTTCCGATTTTACGGAGCAGGGGAAACCCGTATTTATTGCCTTTAAATACATCGCGACTCCAGGAACGATCCAGAATAAATGGACCATCACTGCGCTTTCTCTCCAAAATGTGCTGGAAGATAAGACGGTTTATACGCAGGCAAATTTTGCTGCTTCCAACCAATCCATTACCAATTACGGTGTAAATAGTCCGGGTTTAGGTTGGTTGAGTATCAGCAATCCGAATTTAAATACGCTGAATTACAACTGGGTTTACAGTGCAGGGATTGGTACTGCGGGTTCATTGGTGATTACCGGTGCGAGCACTGCGGCAGCGGCTACCGCTCCGGCGGAGTCCTGGGCTATAATGGGGGCTGTTGATTTGAGAAAAGTGACGCCTGACGCTGGGCTTGCGGTGAAGGACATCAATACCTTATTGAAAACTTACAAGCCATTGGTCGCTTATCCAGCAGGTGCTTACAATGTGACATTTGTAGCCTCAAACAACACTGTGGATGGGATGTCGGCGGTGGTCAGACAATTGCCAATTACCATTACTAATCCCTGATTTTCTTTAAAATCAGCAGGACTTCAGTCAGAAAAATAAAATATATTAGCAAATATAACCTACAAATACACACGAATGAAATTAACTAATCTTAGGAAGAAAGGGCGTAACCTGCTGCTGGCATCAGCGTTGGCGGTGTCGGTAACCACTTCTTCATTCTTATTGTTCTCGCCAAAATCGGCAATGATTAAAAAGGATTTTGCTGTTGCAGAGCAGCAGTACGGGCAAATGCTGAAAACGGCTAAAGACTTAAGTCAGTTTCCACGAACTACCAACAAAGACGGCTCGGTAAAGAGTACTGATGTCTGGGACTGGACGGGTGGATTTTTTCCAGGCGGACTGTGGTATATCTATGAATATACTCAGAAGCCAGAGTGGAAAGCTGCGGCGACAAAATGGACGGAAGCCTTGGAAAAAGGGCAGTTTTTAACGCAGCACCATGATGTTGGCTTTGTGATGTACTGCTCGTATGGCAATGCATTAAGGTTTGAAAAAGATCCGGAAAAAATAGAGAAATACCATAAGATCTTAATCCAGTCGGCAGAGTCTGCATTGACGAGGTTTGATCCTAAAGTAGGCCTGATTAAATCATGGAATGCGAAGAAATCATGGGATAATAAGACGACCTGGCTATATCCGGTGATCATTGATAACATGATGAATTTAGAAATGCTGTGTTACGTTTCAAAGTTAACAGGAAATCCAAAATACAAAGATGTGGCTATTAGTCATGCTTTGAATACGATGAAGAATCATTTCAGACCGGATTTCAGTACTTACCATGTAGTAGATTACGATGCGAATGGAAATGTGGTTCATCAGCAAACCAATCAAGGGTATGCAGACAATTCGACCTGGTCTCGTGGACAAGGCTGGGCCATCTATGGTTTCACGATGATGTACAGAGAGACAAAGGATCAGCGCTTTTTGGAAGCAGCTGAAAAAGCAGCAGATTTTTACATCAACCATCCAAATCTGCCAAAAGATAAGATTCCTTATTGGGACTTTAATGTGAATCAGGCAGGATATCAGCCGGATTGGGCTTATGATGCGAAGAAACTAAATTATATTCCACGTGATGCTTCGGCAGGATCGCTGACGGCATCGGCTTTATTGGAATTGAGTACATTTTCAGCAAATGGTCCGCAGTATTTTAAACAGGCAGAACAGATGTTAACCTCTTTGTCTGGTCCGGATTATTTAGCTAAACCAGGTACTAATTCTGGTTTTATCCTGAAACATTCTGTGGGTAGTTTGCCTCATAATTCTGAGGTTGATGTACCCTTGGTTTACGCAGATTATTACTTTTTAGAGGCTTTACTGAGGTATCAGAAGTTGGTGAAGTAACATTTGAAAGAAATGTAAAACCCCTTAAATCAATAGATTTAAGGGGTTTTTTGTAAGCAGTTATGAAGAATGTAAATTCCCCATTAACGGATCCGTAAAACTCTCTTTCGAATGTTCTACATGCCCTGCAAACTGCTGACTATAGGTTTGATTTTTATCAGTGGTTACGGTAAAGTCATACCAGTTGTGGCTTGCTTTTAATTCAATCGGAATAAAGATTTCCTGCTGACTTTTATTGAGCACTGCATTGATCACCGGTTTTTTATAGCTGTTGTCTTTTATGACTATTTTAATCGGGTTGCCTTTGGCCAGGCGTCTGATGTGTAACATTACATTTCCATTAGGTTTACTACCCTCTTTTTCAGCTTGATACTTTAATGAGATCCCGATTTCAGGATCATTGGCATTACCGATATATCTGCGGTAAAAACCATTCGCACTATAGAATTTCAAGTCGTAGGATTGCTTGCTGAAATCGGCTAATGGCCAATGGTAATCAATGGTGTCACCTGCATCAACTGTGAAATCCCAGTTCTTATCTCCAGAATACACGATAAAACCGGCGCCTTTTGCCTTTTCTCCAAAAAACTTAGTTCCGGCAGTAAAATCGATTTTTACCTGTTTGCCTGCGGGGTCTAAAACAGCATGTGCATATAGTTCATAAGGAATTGCATTTGCAGGTTTAATTCCTGGTTCCTGTTTCGGTAAATTTGGATTGCCTTTCGGGTTTTTCAGGATTTCATCAATCGCTGCTCTATCCAGGTTCTTGAAGTTGTTGGGTAGTTTCGCAAATTGAGCCTTGTGAATCCCCTCTAAGAAAGGCATTCTTTCCACTGTTTTAGGCAATGGGATATTCTCGCCATTGTAAGGTCTGAAAACAGAGGTTAAATCACCACAGAGGCTTCTTCTCCAGGAGCTGATGTTATCTTCATGGATCTTCTGACCGGTTTTTTGGGATAGGAAGTGTTCCAGAAACTGGATAGAGGAGGTGTGGTCAAAGGTTTGAGAATTGACATATCCACCTCTTGACCATGGAGAAATGACGACCATAGGTACGCGGAAACCGAGGCCTACTGTACTTTCTCTTTTACTGTTTTCTCCTTTGTAAATATATTCTGAACTGCTGTCTAAGGATTTTGATATTTTTCCTTTGGTTTCATCTTTAGGGTTTGGCGCTACAAATGGTGGTAAGTGGTCAAAATAGCCGTCATTTTCATCGTAGGTCAGGATAAAGATTGTTTTTTTCCAGACTTCTGGGTTTTTGGTCAGGATGTCCATGGCTTCTGATAAGTACCAGGCACCATACCAAGGCGCTCCTGGATGATCGGAGAAATTACATGGGGCCACTAACCAGGAAACGGTAGGCAGTTTTCCGGCATCCACATCCGCACGGAACTGATGCAAGACATCACCTTTCGGGATTTTTGCAGTACGTTCGGTACCATTGTCATTATAGGTATGGGTTTCCACAGTATGGAAATCCGGATCGTTCCTATTGGTGACAAAGGCTCTGTTATGTAAATCCTGCTGTTCTGTACTTAGTTTCTCCAATGGATTAAGTTCGAGGAATTCGATCTCTTTGCTGACAAAATCAAGGTTCTTCTGAAGTTTTGGGTCTGCCTTTTCTTTCAGTTTAGCTTCCAGTTGGGTTTTCGCTTTACGGAGGTAGACCAGGTGTTCAGGGTGTCTTTTTACATGGTATTGTTTAAAGAATTCCATGTCGTTGTCGGTGAAGTTGGCCAGCCAGCTTTCTTCTTCATCTTCCAGACCTACGCCTACACTAAGTTCATTCTGATAAATTTTCCAATCTACTTCATGTTTTGACAAGCGTTCCGGAAAAGTGCTCCAGGAAACGCGTTCTGAGCCGTCGATATAACCATTGGAATGGTGTGCGGTAGAAGTTGCATTTTGTTCTTCTCTGATTTTTCCGGTCCAGAAGAAACATCTATTCGGACTTGTTCCGGTTAAAATAGAGCAAAAGTTATGGTCGCAAACGGTAAAGGCATCCGCTAATGAATAGTAAAAGGGAATGTCTTCGCGGTTGTAATAGCCCATGGTTAAAGGCATATCTGCATATTCCTTATTGCCGGATCTTTTCGCTTCCAGCCAGCCATCATAACGGCCATTGTTGCGGGCATCCACCTGATTTTCCCAGGAATGGGGCAGGGCACTCATCCAGGTGGCTTTGGTGTCTTTAATATTTAAGCGGAAGGGGGCATAAGTTTCTCCTTTTTTATTGCTTTGCAGCCATACCGGATATTGATTGGGAAGGGTAATTGCCCTTGGGTTGTTAAAACCTCTGACCCCTTTAAGTGTACCGAATGCATGGTCAAATGAACGGTTTTCCTGCATTAGAAAGACCACGTGTTCTGCATCTAAATAACTGCTTCCCAAGCTGGGATTAATGGCCATTGCCTTTTGGATGGAGGCGGGTAACATCCCTGCCATTCCTAAAGCACCGGTTAGCAAGGTGGCTTTTTTAATAAAATCTCTTCTGGTTTCCATTTGGTTTGTGTGTTTTAAAAAAAAGGATTGATCAGTCGAAACTAATCAATCCTTTTAAAAATTATCATTTAGCAACGTTTATTTTACCCACCAAACTTGTTGGTCGATTTTGTCATTTCCTGCACCGAATTGATTTTCGATTGCTTTAGAAACATTGGTTCTATTGTTGTCATATTCCGATAGTGGGTAGATCCAGCGGTAAGGTACATTTACACCTGATGCACGGCGAAAATCAGGATAACCTGTCCTCAGGTAGTCATAGAAGGCGCTCCATCCGGATTGGAAAAATGTTCTCAGGTATTTTTGAGTGATGATCAGCTCTGTTTTTTGTGCGGTCGTGGTACTCAATGAAAAATCATTGATTGGCAGTGCTAAATACTCATTGGCTTTTTGTTCTGTAAAATAGTTTGCAGCTCCTTTAACATAGGTCTGGTAAAATTTAAAGGAAGCTTTAACTCCATTTTTATAATGCTGATTGGCATCACCTGCCACCCAGTTTTTAACGATGGCTTCTGCAATGATGAGTTCTTGCTCTGCAAAGCCCATGAGCACTAAGGGTTCATTTTCAGCTTCTGTTGGAAAACGATCGTGTACTTTTGATACTTTTCCTGCTGCTGCTTTGAGACTAGTTTCTGCGTAAGGAGCGGCAGGATCACCACCTTCATAAGCAGTAAAGTCGTCGATGGCCTTTCCTGCTTCTTTAGCTATTTTTGTTTGCGCACAGTAGAAGAATAAGCGGGGGTCTTTTCTGGCTTGGAGCTGTTCAATAAAGGTCGCGCTCATAAACATTCCTGAACCAAATCCGCTGGAATTAAATTCCGGGTAACGATTTCCATCCTGATCTTTAAATACCAGCTGGCCATCGCCATCAACCTCTAAGATCGGCTCGTTTTGCATGATTTGCGCAAAGGTTTCTTTTAGTTTTAAATCGCCGTCTGCTTCTTTCTTTGATAAGGTCATCAATACTTTTAGCCGGAAAGAGTTGACCAGTTTGCGCCATTTTACAGGAGCGCCCTTATAGATAATATCACCTGCAATGGTCAGGTTTGGATTCATGTCTTTCAGCATTGCATTTGCTTCTTCAAGTTCTTTAAGGATGCCCATGAATACTGTTTTTTGCGTGTCGTAAGCAGGAGCGGCATAGCCTTGTACAGCTTCACCTTTCAGGGCTTGAGTATAAGGAATGTCCCCAAAAGTCAGGGTTAAATTATAGAAATAATAAGCCCGGAAGAATTTGGCTAGTGCGATGTAGGAAGGATCATTTACACGGTTGGCCTCTTCCATCATTTTGGTCACGTTTCTAAGGCTGGAATAGGGGGCGAATTCGCCTCTTCCCCATTTGAAATATTGGCCCTGACTTTCTCCATCAGTCTGCACAAGCATTCTATTTACGTACAAAGGGGAGGTGCCGCTAAAAGCGCGAAAAGTATCCCATTCCACTTTTGTAAGCAATAATTGAGGGTGAGTCTGTAAGGGTTTATTCGGATCTATATTCATGAAATCCTGATCCTTACAAGAGGATAGCAAGAGTGTCGCTGCTAATAAACTATATATTAATTTTTTCATCGTTGTTGTTCTTTGATAGTTTGTATTTAAAGTTTAACGCCCAGTGAGAAGCCAATAAATCTGGTTGAAGGATCCTGAAGGTCATTGTCGTTACCAAAGTCTGGATCCAGGATTGGCATTTTCTTCCACATCAATGGATTATAGCTGTAAACAGATAGTTTTACTGATTTTAAGCTGCCGAATTTGGCTATTTTTGCCAGGTCATATCCAAGGGATACTCTTCTTAATTTAAAGAATGAGCGGTCAAAGACGTTGGCAAATTTCTTGTTTTCTTTTTCGCTCACCCTGGCTTCGTAAGGGTAGGTCTGACTCCAGGTCTGCCAGTTTACAGCGGTTGTATTTTGCTTATAGGTTCTGGTGTCGGACAATACGTTTCCGTTCACATCTCTTTTCAGTTCACCACCGGTAACCACTACACCATTTGGTACATAGATTGATTTTCCCGCTGCATATTCTTCATCTCTGAATTCTACAGAGCTCGGGTGTTTACCACCCCACCACATTTTTTCAATGGTTACGGAGCGCATCACCCCACCCCATGCACCATCAATGTCAATGTTGACATCAAATCCTTTGATCGTGAATTTGTTTTGAAGGCCAAGGCGCCAGCTTGGGTCATTGTGACCAAGGTTTACTTTAAAGTTATCTTTTGTTGGCATTCCTGTATTTGCATCCAGGATCACTTCTCCAGAGGCACTTTTCATCCAGGTGGTTCCATAAAAGCTGTCTGCTCTATCATTAAGGAACAGGTCGCCGAATTTCTCTTTGTTTTCGTAGATCTCCGTTAGTTTCTTAGCAGAAGCACTCCAGTTTGCAGCGATGTTCCAGCTGAAATTTTTGTTTTTGATTGCAGTAAAATTACCCATGATCTCCAATCCCTGAGTTTTGTATTTATTGCCGTTTACTTTACGTGTTTTGAAACCAGAAGCTTCGGAAGTATTTAGGTCAATGATTTGATTTTCATCAAGGACATTGTAATAGGTGAATTCCAAACCTACTCTTTTTAGTATCGAAGTGGATACACCGACCTCATAAGAAGTTGATTTTTCCGGCATAATGTTAGGGTTTACAATGCCTTCAGGATAGGAAACTGAAGGGATAGTGCCGTAAGTGACATCTTTGTTATAGGTAGAATTTACGCTGTACGGAGCAAGATCATTGGATACTTTTGCCCATGAGGTGTATACTTTCAGGTAGTCCATTGCTTTTGGCAATTTGATATAATCTGAAACCATTGTACTTAAAGATGCCGAAGGATAAAAGTATGATCTGTTTTCTTTGGTAAGGGTAGAAGACCAGTCGTTTCTACCAGTTACGTTCAGGTAAACAGCATTAAAAATGTCGAAGTTTGCAGAAGCGTAGACACTTCGGATAGACTTTTGCTCCAGGGAGTTTTTAGCTTGTACAGGTCCTTGTGTATTGTTCAAATTATATACAAAAGGGACAATTAAACCATCACTTGACGCATATTCCTGCTGTACATCCCTGTTGAAGGTAGATGCACCTGCATTTACAGTGAAGTTCAGGTCCTTTGAAATTTCCTTATTGTAGGAAGCCAGGAAATCAAGGTCAATGTTTGTTTGTGAATTGTTCCACATCTTGTAATCTCCGTTTCTTGAATCGCCATAGTTCATATAGGACTTAGGACTCTTCATATCTTCAAAAGACTTCTTTTCACGGCCGGAAGCTCTTGCTTGTAAGCTCAATCCCGGCATGACCTGCCATCTTAATTTTGCTTGTGCATTTAACACGTTTCTATTGGTAGACTGCGTTAATTCTTCCGACGCGAAGTATGGATTGTTGTACCATGCGTAGTTGTAATTTGCTTGTCTGTAGCCTTCTAATCCTGGAACATACATGTGGTCTCTCAGGTCTTTTCCGTTTACATCATCACCCATCCAGATTAAAATAGTGTACATGTGGTTTTTAGGGCCGTAACCATATCTTGGATAATTTGGTGAGGACACCTTGTTATAAGATAATGTGGCATCTAATTCAAGGTCGCTGCTCAGTTTAAAGGAGGAGTTGAAGTTTGCGCCACCAGTTGTTAATGAGGTGTTTGGCACCTGTCCGCGTTGGTATCCATAAGTTCCGGATACAAAAAACTTAGCTTTATCAGATTTGTAGGCGACAGAGAAATCATTATTAGTGACGATTCCTGGTCTAAGGAAATCTTTTAGGTTGTCGTGTCTTACCCAGTCGGTAGGCACTCTTTCA
It contains:
- a CDS encoding SusC/RagA family TonB-linked outer membrane protein, which gives rise to MKRKLLLLTVLCLLVNQLAFAQNIVKGVVKDTKGIGIPGVSISVVNTAKVATTDFEGNYSISTPANPTLSFTYIGYLTQNVPVNGKTKLDIILQEDSKTLNEVVVTAIGIKQQKKKLGYATQEVKMDALSESKTMNIGNALSGQVAGLTVNNPTGMFQAPSFSLRGKNPLIVIDGIPVETDFFDVSGDNIANINVLKGTTASALYGSRGKNGAILITTKNAEKDGLEININTNNMISAGYTVFPKTQTEYGNGSNGKYEFWDGEDGGISDGDMIWGPKFQPGVKIAQWNSPIRNKQTGETIEWWGNVKGTMYDDKSKYERVPTDWVRHDNLKDFLRPGIVTNNDFSVAYKSDKAKFFVSGTYGYQRGQVPNTSLTTGGANFNSSFKLSSDLELDATLSYNKVSSPNYPRYGYGPKNHMYTILIWMGDDVNGKDLRDHMYVPGLEGYRQANYNYAWYNNPYFASEELTQSTNRNVLNAQAKLRWQVMPGLSLQARASGREKKSFEDMKSPKSYMNYGDSRNGDYKMWNNSQTNIDLDFLASYNKEISKDLNFTVNAGASTFNRDVQQEYASSDGLIVPFVYNLNNTQGPVQAKNSLEQKSIRSVYASANFDIFNAVYLNVTGRNDWSSTLTKENRSYFYPSASLSTMVSDYIKLPKAMDYLKVYTSWAKVSNDLAPYSVNSTYNKDVTYGTIPSVSYPEGIVNPNIMPEKSTSYEVGVSTSILKRVGLEFTYYNVLDENQIIDLNTSEASGFKTRKVNGNKYKTQGLEIMGNFTAIKNKNFSWNIAANWSASAKKLTEIYENKEKFGDLFLNDRADSFYGTTWMKSASGEVILDANTGMPTKDNFKVNLGHNDPSWRLGLQNKFTIKGFDVNIDIDGAWGGVMRSVTIEKMWWGGKHPSSVEFRDEEYAAGKSIYVPNGVVVTGGELKRDVNGNVLSDTRTYKQNTTAVNWQTWSQTYPYEARVSEKENKKFANVFDRSFFKLRRVSLGYDLAKIAKFGSLKSVKLSVYSYNPLMWKKMPILDPDFGNDNDLQDPSTRFIGFSLGVKL